In Pelobates fuscus isolate aPelFus1 unplaced genomic scaffold, aPelFus1.pri scaffold_24, whole genome shotgun sequence, the genomic stretch AGGCCAGGCTATTAAGGCTGCGTTAACTCATCCAGCAGCACAGACAACAGAGCTGTAGCGCCGCTAGGATTTGAACGCTCATAGTAGGTTTCACCCGGCATGTCCTCCAGACAGCgggagaggggggaatcctgAGAGTGAGCGACATGTAGAGATGCCCCGCTTAACAAAAGAGGACctgtacactatatacacttgccCCAATTGGTATTGATTTGCTGCTGCGTTTATCATAGACATGCATGGCAGCCATTGATTTTAACTAGTTCTATAGCTGGAATGTTGGACAGGATATGGACTGCAAATGGGACTCAGTCAGTGCTGTGACAGAAGCGCCCTAATATTTTAGCTTGCTTATGAGCTGCCAGCGTGGTGTGTGTGTAGATACAGGGAACGGTTTGCGCGCAGCAGAACAATTAATCGGCTCTTTGTGGAGAacgtgggtggctcttaaaagagcctttgtgtttggtaGGTGAGGGAGGCAGGTGCAGCAGCTGTCCGCTTTACTTGCTCTTGGGCTTGTGGCTCTCGGtcttcttgggcagcagcacagcctggatgttaggcaggacacctccctgggcgatagtcactcctcccagcagtttgttgagctcttcatcgttacggacagcgagctggagatggcggggaatgatgcgggtctttttgttgtctctagcggcattccctgccagctccagaatctcagcggtcaggtactccagcactgcagccagatagaCGGGGGCACCGGCTCCCACACGCTCTGCATAATTGCCCTTCCTCAGCAAACGGTGGACTCT encodes the following:
- the LOC134584846 gene encoding histone H2A type 2-B-like; this translates as MSGRGKQGGKTRAKAKTRSSRAGLQFPVGRVHRLLRKGNYAERVGAGAPVYLAAVLEYLTAEILELAGNAARDNKKTRIIPRHLQLAVRNDEELNKLLGGVTIAQGGVLPNIQAVLLPKKTESHKPKSK